CATTCCCGTCCTTCCGTTTTACGCAGAAAAAATCGGCGCTACTCCAACACAGCTCGGTTGGTTAATGGCCACTTATTCGTTCATGCAATTTTTATTTGCGCCGATGTGGGGGAAATTATCGGACCGATATGGACGAAAACCGATGTTGCTTGTCGGCATTTTTGGTTTGGCCCTTTCGTTTTTCTTGCTCGCCGCCGCCACAACACTTTGGATGTTGTTTGCCGCTCGCATCATCGGGGGATGTTTATCTGCCGCCACGATGCCGACCGCTATGGCATATGTCGCAGATGTGACAACCGAAGAAGACCGGGGCAAAGCAATGGGGATGATCGGAGCGGCCGTTGGGCTTGGATTCATTTTCGGACCGGGGATCGGCGGCGTGTTCTCGAAAGCGAGCTTAACCGCTCCGTTTTGGATGGCAGGCAGCTTGGCGCTCTTGACCGCTCTATTCGTTTTCGTTTTCTTGCATGAGTCGCTTCCGAGAGAAAAACGAATGAATATACGAACAAAGCGGCCATCGCTTGCGGCCGCCCTCCAAGGGCCTGTAGCGCGCCTATACTTACTGCAGCTGATCACAACGTTTTCCCTCGCTGGACTTGAAGCGACGTTCGCCTATTTTGCCGCTGAACGAGCGGGGCTTTCGTCGACGGAGCTCGGTTACATTTTCATGATCATGGGGCTTGCAGGGGCCGTCGTTCAAGGGGGGCTTCTTGGAAAACTGATCCGCTCATTCGGGGAAGGCGCTGTCATTCGTTTCGGGCTGT
Above is a window of Geobacillus thermoleovorans DNA encoding:
- a CDS encoding MFS transporter; protein product: MGNRRDLSLLFLVMFLVMAGFGIIIPVLPFYAEKIGATPTQLGWLMATYSFMQFLFAPMWGKLSDRYGRKPMLLVGIFGLALSFFLLAAATTLWMLFAARIIGGCLSAATMPTAMAYVADVTTEEDRGKAMGMIGAAVGLGFIFGPGIGGVFSKASLTAPFWMAGSLALLTALFVFVFLHESLPREKRMNIRTKRPSLAAALQGPVARLYLLQLITTFSLAGLEATFAYFAAERAGLSSTELGYIFMIMGLAGAVVQGGLLGKLIRSFGEGAVIRFGLFLSAVGFFLILFVHSFWTAALYLTIFGIGNGVIRPCVSALLTKHTADGQGSATGVLSSFDSLGRIGGPAIVGWLFTLKPSLPYAAGIALTFISFSVFQSFQRAMMQKDTSL